The nucleotide window GTATAACAAGGCATTATTAAGAAAAGATTTGTTGGCAGCTAAGGCTGGCCTTATGGATATTTCCATAAGAATTGGGTTTTTGGCTAGTCGTCCATTTAATGCAATTTCAAAGGATTTAAGAAAAATTCTGAATAATAAGCGTTTTAATTGGCCCTCTTTGGGAAATGGTTATGTTATTCCAAATGAGTATTTTGATGTAAAAATAAATGAGGTGGATCAAAAAGAATTGATTGATTTAAATGGGGTTAAAATAATATTAATGGATTTCACCAAATTTCATGGCGTAACAGATGAAGAATTGGAGCGTGTGGATAAAAGAACAGGGCGATTGGTATGGGGTGTCAATTTAAAAAATGACTTTAATAAATCATTCAATGAGAAGTTGCTAGCTTTGCAGATAGCCTTTGATGGGTATGAAAAAGCATCAGTACAAAAGGATTGGCGTGCAGTTCGAGCTATTCTTCAGAGAATTAGGCTAATTAATTTTCAGCTATATAATTTTTCTAATGCTATTGGAATCGCTTTAGAAAATGCCTTGTCAGATAAGTATTTCAATTGGCCCTCTTTCCCGGAAGATTATAAAGTGCCAGCGCACTATAACTATAAAGAATGAACTAGGCCGTAGAGCAAGGTGAATTTCGCTTTGGATGACTCTTACTGTACGATCAAGTAATGACTAATACAGGTTATTGTCGATCGGCAAATCGCCTCGCTCGGTATAGCGTGTCAGCATCCCCCAGTGATTCCGCATATAGGACAGCGCTTCACCCAGTGCACTCTTCGGCGTCACACCAGGCACAAGCCTTTCCATCCAGGTGCGGAGCTTCTCAAGGATTGGTAGGCTTTGCTTCTGACGCGCAAGCCAGCGCGTCTCATCATCCACGTCTTTATGAAGACGTTCAATGTGATAGAGCTCACCAATCAGGGTAACGGCTTCGTCAGCATGACCCCGTTTGCCTTTGGGCTGTACTTTAACTGCGTCGACATAACGCCGCCTCACGTGCGCCCAACAAACCAGCCGCTCGACCCCTTCAGTTTGGGCCAGTTTGCTATAACCCTCGTAGCCATCCGTCATCAGATAACCGCGATAGTCATGCAACAAGCGTACCGGGACCTCCTTGTTTCGACGAGGATCATAGTCGTAAATCACCACGGGCTTACCAGGCGGCCCTCCGGTTTGCACCCACATGTAGGATTTCGAAGTGGGACTTTTGTCCGGTTCTTTAAGCACCTGCACCTCGGTTTCATCTATATGCAGCACAGCGCTTTCAAGCAAGGTATCGCGCATCAAATTATGCAACGGCTGTAACACCGCGCTACAACCGATCACCCAGCGCGCCAGGGTCTGGGTCGGCACAGGCATACCGTGCCGATCCAGCACCTTGGCGAAACGGGTCAGCGGCAAGCCGTCGACGAATTTAACTGTCAACAGCATCGCCAGGAAGTTCGGACTTGCGTTACTCGTAGGCAGCGGCTGGGGCGGCAAGGGCGCTGTAACTGGAGCATGAAGGCTGCTCGGGCAGCCATAGCGCTTACGAACATGGCGCAATACGCGTATCTGCATCGGCACAATGTCGAGTTGCTCGCTCACGTCCTGTCCAATTTCCACCATGGGCGTATCGCAGGCACAGCTGCGCTCGGCTTCGGGCACCTCGTGCACCACCTCAACGCGTTTCAGTTCCGCAGGTAATGGACCCCGCTTACCACGCGCCGGCTTATCTTTACGTTCTGACTGGGCCGGCAGCGGGGCAATCTCCTGCGCCTCTGTGCTCGCCTGGGCTAATCCCTCGGCCTCATCAAACAAACGGCCCTGGCCGCTGGCTTCACTACTGGGCCCAAACATGCGTCGCCGCGACAGCACAATTTGCTCGATCAGGCGCTTAAATTTCTCTTGCACCTCGATCAATTCGTTCTGCGCTTCGATCAACTCGCTCTGTGTTTCGACCAATTTGCTCTGGGCTTCCATCCACAACGTCTTGCTGGCTTTCTCTTGCGTGTGCAACAGCGCCGTGAGTCCTGCCACATCCGTGGGCAATACCTCCGGCAGCTTGATCTCCGGTAGATCAAACTCTAGGGATACATTCGATTCTTTGGCAGGGCTTTCAAGCATGCCGTATTTTAACAATTTCCCCTATGCAATCGTATTAAAATAAAGCGTTTTATGCGGTTTATTTCGCCACAGATCAAAACCCTCCAGCAACCACTCAAACTCCTGTACGCTTATTGTTTGTGTCGCCCCTTGTGCATCTCGTGGCCAAGCAAATCTCTCCGATTCAAGCCGTTTGAGCCATAGGCAAAATCCATTCCGATGCCAGTACAATACTTTCAGCTTCGTGCGCTGCCGATTCACAAATACATACAGGGCTTCTCCAAACGGGTTAAGACCCAACTCTTGTTCCACCAGCGCACTCAATCCGTTGATCGCTTTCCTGAAATCAACCGGCTCCTGGCACAGATAGACCTGCTCAATCTCACAGCCTGGATGCATTAGCGCACTCCTTGCGCTGCACGACCCAGCGCTATCAGCCATTCCGGGGACGGCACCCCTGATAACTCTAGCCTCACCCCTGAGGCCAGAATTAGGCTGCTGCACAGACGCGGCTCACTTGTCTTCTCCGACACCCGCAGCGACACAAATTTGCTTTCTTGCTTTGGCTCTACTCTTTCTCCAACTACACTCAACTTTTTTTTCCAGTAATACAGCGCTTTTCTGGATAACCCTTCTCGCTTGGCATAATCACTCAAGGACAGGCCTTCTTTTCTCGCTGATAACAAATGCTCTGACCAAATCTTGGCGCTTAATGTCTTCTTGGCCATATCGCTCATTCTTAAGTTCGAAAGCGAAAGTATCGCTGTGGATCATTTCGGCGAATAGCCTGGGGGTCGTGGCGTTCTTACGAGATACAAGCTCAGGTGGGTGAAGCGAAATGAATCGAATAGAGGTTGCCATAGCGGAAGGCGGGGACCAAAATGCTGTGCAACTGGGGCGCGATGTAGGTAATTTATTCTTTCAGGCATTTACGGCAATCACTGCAGTGGGAGGGGCTGTGAAGTTGGCTGCCTCACTGGGTAGAGTAGGGATTCATGTAGGTAAGAAAACTTTAGAAAAAGTATCCAGGCTATCGAAATCTGAGAATTTGGCAAAGGTGGGTGGTTCTTCTGTAGCTGATGGTAAACTGCTCACGACTGCTAGCCGATCAGCAAATACCTCAAAAATAGAAGGTACATTTGGCAAAGTACTAGACTAATACTCAGCAATCAAGATAGGCCCGTTGCCAAATAAATTGGCTGAAACTTTTTCTGGTGGTCGATATACTGAAGTTTTATTAACACAAGACACCGTTCTTTATCGAGCTGGGATCGCTAGTCAGCCATTTGGAGAGTTTTTTAGCCAACAAGTCTCAAATAGTGTGATTCAAAGCCGAATCGATAAGGCCATTCTACCTAAGTGGCCAGGAGGTAATGCTTCACCTATTGATTCATTAATAACGGTTAAGATACCAGCCGGAAGCAAAGTTTATATAGGTGAGATTGGTTCGCAAGGAAGCTTTTATGTTGGTGGAACCCAGCAGATTGTTGTGCAAAAACCTTGGACGATTGAGGGTATACAAATACTTAATGTGAGACCACTAAAATGACGCAGGCCGAAGACATAAAGCTGATATTAGTTGAAATGTTAGCCTTGCTTAAATTAAGTAATTCTAAAGACTGGGAAAGGACCATCCAAAAACTCAGTTATGAGATTCTAGGCATGCCTAATGAAACTAAGCGAGAGATACTGTCATTATATGGAGGTATGGGATCATTAAATGATCTCATTCTCCATAAAGATGGATACCCTTTAAGAAAGGAAAATGACGAATTTGATTCTTTAAAAACACAACTATTTGATTTGTGCCACGAAGATTTATAATTAAAAAGCCTTTAAGGGTCAACGGACCACAAAGTGGTGCTGGCCTAGAGATGGTATGAAGCTAGAAACGTATTGAGATAGAAATCGCCTAATATCAGGAACAGCATTCGGGCTGCCCACCAACTAAAATACAACGACACTGATCACAGTTACTGAGAGTTATGATTCTGTAAGAGAAATGAAATATTGGTTCCAGGATAAACATGAAAAATGGCTAATCCTCGGCTCCAATCATGAAGCAATTTATGAATGCTGCTCACTTGAATCTGACTCAGATGAATTTGATTTTGGGCTGGGTATAGCGGTTGCAATCAGAGGGGTTACACCTAAAGCACTACTCGTCGAAAGTTATCAAACAGTGTACATAGGATTTGACTCTTATATAGCAGCGGTCTCAACTGATAGATCCACTTCAACTATCGAAAACCTACTATTTCGGCTATATGGAGTCTTTTTTGAGTTGCTCCTACTGAAAAATGGAAATCTTTGCATTATTCATGAAATAGGCGCGCAAGTTGTTACGAAAGAGTTAACTGAGATATGGAGTGTTCCTACAGACATTGTTTCAGATTGGGTTCTTAATGAAGAACAAGGAATACTGTCATTGACTGAAGTGTATTCAGGAAAAGTGATAAATATTTCAATCTCAACAGGCGCTATTGTGCCCACTCCATTTCTAAAAAAATCACACAACTATGGCGACACCGGCCGCCAAGTTGAGCTGCAACCCCCGAGGGTTAGGTACAATAGCGGTCATGTCAAATCCTCGCTTTATCCACCTTCGCCTCCATTCCGAGTATTCAATTACAGACGGCATCGTACGCATTGACGATGCGGTTAAAGCCGCTGCAGCTGACGGACAGGGAGCGCTTGCGCTCACTGATTTGGGCAACCTATTTGGTCTTGTTAAGTTTTATCAAAAAGCGCGTAGCACAGGTGTCAAACCGATCATCGGTTGCGATGTCTGGCTGACTAATCCGCTCGATAGCGACAAACCCAGCCGAGTTTTGCTGCTCGTGTGCGAGCTGCAAGGTTATTTAAATCTTTGCGAATTGTTAAGTCAGGCATGGTTAACCAACCAGCATCGCGGCCGCGCCCAGATTCAAATGGAATGGCTTGAGAATGGCCTGGCAAGCGGTTTAATGGCTTTATCGGGCGGACTTTCTGGTGATATTGGACAGGCTTTTGCAGCGGGTAATGAAGAGGCTGCACGTCGCTTTGCACAACGCTGGATGCGGATTTTTCCTAAGCGTTTTTATCTGGAAGTGCAGCGCGCGGGGCTGCCTGGCGAGGCGGCGTATATCCAGCAAGTCGCCGCGCTTGCCGCTGAGTTGCAGTTGCCGTTAGTGGCGACGCACCCAGTGCAATTTATGACGCAAGATGATTTCACTGCACATGAGGCGCGGGTTTGTATCGCTGCCGGAAATTTACTAGCTGATCCACGCCGCGCCCGGCCGTTTACGCAGGCTCAGTACTTTCGCACGCAAGCTGAAATGGTGGAGCTTTTTGCCGATTTGCCTTCTGCCGTAGCGAATACAGTTGAGATTGCTCAACGCTGCAATTTAACGCTAGAGCTGGGCAAGCCCAAGCTCCCCCTCTTCCCAACGCCAGCCGGTCTATCGTTGGATGACTATCTGATGCAAGAAGCACGGCAAGGGTTGGAGCAGCGGCTCGAGCAGTTATTTACTGACGTAGTTCAGCGTGAGCGCGAGCGGCCCAATTATTGTCAGCGGCTTGAGTTTGAATGCGCCACGATTATCAAAATGGGCTTTCCCGGCTATTTTCTAATTGTTGCTGACTTTATCAACTGGGCTAAACAAAATGGTGTGCCGGTAGGTCCTGGTCGGGGTTCCGGTGCAGGCTCGTTAGTGGCATTTGCGTTAGGCATTACAGACCTTGACCCGCTGCGTTATAAATTATTGTTTGAGCGCTTTTTAAATCCTGAGCGCGTATCGATGCCGGATTTCGATATTGATTTTTGTCAGCACGGGCGTGATCGCGTCATTCAATATGTGAAGAGTAAATACGGTGCAGATGCAGTCTCGCAGATCGCTACTTTTGGCACGATGGCGGCTAAAGCTGCGGTGCGGGACATTGGCCGTGTGCTTGATCTAGGCTATAACTTTACGGATGGGGTCGCCAAGCTCATTCCTTTTAAACCCGGCAAGCATGTGACGATTGCTGACGCGATTAAAGAAGAGCCGCTGTTGGCGCAACGTTTGGCGGATGAAGATGAGGTGCAGCAATTACTTGAGTTGGCGCAACGCGTTGAAGGATTAACGCGCAATATTGGCATGCATGCAGGTGGCGTGCTGATCGCGCCCGGCAAGCTCACGCATTTTTGCCCACTCTATACGCAACATATGCCGCTGGTAGAAAACG belongs to Mycoavidus sp. B2-EB and includes:
- a CDS encoding IS66 family transposase, translating into MLESPAKESNVSLEFDLPEIKLPEVLPTDVAGLTALLHTQEKASKTLWMEAQSKLVETQSELIEAQNELIEVQEKFKRLIEQIVLSRRRMFGPSSEASGQGRLFDEAEGLAQASTEAQEIAPLPAQSERKDKPARGKRGPLPAELKRVEVVHEVPEAERSCACDTPMVEIGQDVSEQLDIVPMQIRVLRHVRKRYGCPSSLHAPVTAPLPPQPLPTSNASPNFLAMLLTVKFVDGLPLTRFAKVLDRHGMPVPTQTLARWVIGCSAVLQPLHNLMRDTLLESAVLHIDETEVQVLKEPDKSPTSKSYMWVQTGGPPGKPVVIYDYDPRRNKEVPVRLLHDYRGYLMTDGYEGYSKLAQTEGVERLVCWAHVRRRYVDAVKVQPKGKRGHADEAVTLIGELYHIERLHKDVDDETRWLARQKQSLPILEKLRTWMERLVPGVTPKSALGEALSYMRNHWGMLTRYTERGDLPIDNNLY
- the tnpB gene encoding IS66 family insertion sequence element accessory protein TnpB (TnpB, as the term is used for proteins encoded by IS66 family insertion elements, is considered an accessory protein, since TnpC, encoded by a neighboring gene, is a DDE family transposase.) — protein: MHPGCEIEQVYLCQEPVDFRKAINGLSALVEQELGLNPFGEALYVFVNRQRTKLKVLYWHRNGFCLWLKRLESERFAWPRDAQGATQTISVQEFEWLLEGFDLWRNKPHKTLYFNTIA